In Cystobacter fuscus DSM 2262, the genomic window ATCCCGGGCCCCTTGGAATGCATCCGTTGTCAGGACACCTACTGTGTCCGCGTCCCGCCGGAGACCTGCTAGTGCGGCGTTCCCTTCTCCTCCTGGCCCTCGTGCTCGCCCCGGGTTGCTCCCGGGATGGCGCCACCGATCACCTGCAGCGCGCCCGCGACTCCATCTACGAGAAGCGTCCCGACGAGGCGCTCGTGGAGTACCGCAAGGCGCTGGACGCGCTGCGGCTGGATGACTCCCCGCAGGCGCCGGTGCTCAAGGCGCGCGCGCTCAAGGGCGCCGCGGACGTGTACTGGCTGGAGCTGCGCAAGGTGAAGGAGGCGGTGAGCGTCTACAAGGAGCTCATCACCCAGTGCCCCGAGTCCCCCGAGGCCCAGGAGTCCCGGGTGGTGCTCGCCGAGCTGCTGCGGGTGCACTTCCGCGACCCCCGCGGCGCGATTGATCAGCTCACCGCCGCGCTCGCGCGCAATCCGCCCCAGGGCGCCGAGCTGCACTACCAGGTGGCCAAGCTGTACTTCGAGCTGCAGGACTACAGCCAGTGCGTGCTGGAGTCGCGCAAGCTCGTCGAGCGCTTCGCCACCAGCGCCTTCGTGGACGACGCGCTCTTCCTGCAGGCCCAGGCGCTGCACATGCGGTCGGTCCAGGGCACTCCGAGCACCGCCGACGTGCAGCGCTTCCGGCAGGAAGCCTCGCTCGCCTACGCGGCCCTGCTCACGCGCTTTGGCGACTCGGAGCTGGCCCCGCACGCCATGTTCGAGGCGGGCAAGCTCAAGGCCGAGGCGGGCGAGAACGAGAAGGCCATCGAGATGTGGGTGCAGGCGCTCAAGAGCCACCCGGACCCGGCCATGGTGCAGGACGCCATCGCCCGGGCGCGCCGCCGCCTCGCCGCGACGACGCCGGAGAACATCGGCTCGCGCGTGTCGGCCTTCGCCAAGGTGCCCGCGCGGCCCGCGCGCACCTCGGTGGAGGCGGTGGGGGGCTCGGCCGCGGAAGCCGCGAGGGATCACGACTGAGCTAGCCGGCGACGCCCTCCAGCACGGCCTCGAAGAGGGGCGCGGCCCGGGTCGGGTCATCCGCGTCCGACACGAGCAGCAGGTGGATGCGGCCCGACTCCACGCGCGCGTCCACGCCCTCCAGCTTCACCTTCGCGTCCACGCCGTCGAGGAACACGGGGGTGCCATCCGGCGCGAGCACGCCCACCGCCGAGCCCGTCACCGCGCCATCCGCGTACGCGTCGCGCGTGTCCTCGGCCGCGGCGGTGAAGACGACGCGCCCGTCTGGCAGGGGGGAGGCGTCCGTGAAGGACAGGCGCACCGGACCCGCGCGGCCCAGCTCCCACCGGCGCACGGCGCGCACCACGTCCGGCAGGGCCGGTCGTCCCGCCTCCAGCGCGCGCAGCACCCGGTCCAGGTCCAGGTCCACCACCGCGTCCGTGCCCGCGTCCCCATTGCCCCGGTTGAGCAGGCGCAGGCGCGCGCCCGTCACCGCGGCCCCCTCGAGGTTGAGCGGCCCCAGCTCCCGCTCGAGCTGCGCGTAGAGGGGCTGGAAGTCCACCTCGCGCACCGGGCCTTCCGGGCTCCCGTTCGCCCCGAGCGGCACCAGCGCGCCCCGCACGCGCCCCGGCGTGCTCCCCGAGGGCACCGCCAGCAGCGCGCCCCAGGGCGCTCCCGTCAGCGCTCCCAGCAGGCAGAGCGCCTCGAAGTCCGGCTTGCGCGCCTTGCGCTCGCGGTGCTCGAGCGGCAGCTCCCCCGGCAGCAGGCGCACGAGCGCTCCCGGCTCCTCTCCCTGGAGGGGGAAGGAGGCCAGGGCCAGCGAGTCATCCGCGATGACGTGGAGCCAGCCTCCCACGCGCACGAGGCCACTCGCGGCGGAGACATGCGCCGCGGCTCCGGGGCTCTCGGGCGCGCGCAGGGTGAGGGTCCGTCGGGGGTGGAGGTGGATCATGCCCAGAGGGCTTACTCCAACCCCCTTCGCCCGTCCCCTGGGAGAGAGCCGGGGTGGGGGACTTCCCCCGGATACCCCCACCCCAGCTCTCGTTCAGCGCTCCGGCCCGGGCCTCCTGGTGCGATCCGCGGAGGTCCGGTGCTCTCGCTCGACCGCGGCGTCCGCGTGGACGCGGGGAGCGGGAGAGCCGCCGGTGCTGCCCATTCCGGTGCCCCGCGCGCGGGCGGAGTTCAATCCCGGTACCTTGGAATTTTTCTTTCTACTTATAATCAAGACCACGAGTGTAAGCAGAGATAATCTGTAAACGATTACACGTTGAGAATCAAGCGATCCACCTGGAGTGAAGAGAGCCGACGGGATGGGGGCGCGTGGTATGGAGCGCTCATGAACCACTCGCAGAGCAAGGCCCTCTTCTCGCGTGCGCAGGAGCTCATTCCGGGAGGGGTGAACTCACCGGTGCGCGCCTTTCGTGGCGTTGGTGGCGAGCCCGTCTTCTTCAAGGAGGGCGCGGGCGCGTGGCTGACGGACGTGGACGGCAACCGGTACGTGGACCTGGTGGGGAGCTGGGGTCCGCTCATCCTCGGCCACGCGTGGCCGCCGGTGGTCGCGGCCGTCACCGAGGCGGCGCGCCGGGGCACGACGTTCGGGGCGCCCACGGACGCGGAGGTGCAGTTCGCCGAGCTCATCTGCGCCACGGTGCCGAGCGTGGAGAAGGTGCGGCTGGTGTCCAGCGGCACGGAGGCCACGGTGGCGGCCATCCGGCTGGCGCGGGGCTTCACGGGCCGCGATCACATCCTCAAGTTCGAGGGCTGCTTCCACGGCGCGGGCGACCCCTTCCTGGTGAAGGCGGGCAGCGGCGTGGAGACGCTGGGACTGCCGGACTCGCCGGGGGTGCCCGCGGCGGTGGCGGGGCTCACGCTGACGGTGCCCTTCAATGACCTGGGGGCGGTGGAGCGGCTGTTCACCGAGCGCGCCAAGGACATCGCCTGCGCCATCATCGAGCCGGTGGTGGGCAACATGGGCGTGCTCATCCCCGAGGAGGGCTACCTCCAGGGGCTCCAGGCGCTGTGCCGGGCGCACGGGGTGCTCTTCGTGCTGGACGAGGTGATGACGGGCTTCCGGCTCGCGCGCGGTGGCGCCCAGGAGGTGTACGGGCTGCGGCCGGACCTGAGCACCTTCGGCAAGGTGGTGGGCGGCGGCATGCCGCTGGCGGCCTACGGCGGGCGGCGCGACGTCATGGCGAAGGTGGCGCCCGAGGGGCCGGTGTACCAGTCGGGCACGTTGTCGGGGAACCCCGTGGCGGTGGCCGCCGGCCTGGCGACGCTCCAGGCCCTGCGCTCACCGGGCGTGTACGAGCGCCTGGACGCGATTGGCCGGGAGCTGGAGGCGGGTCTGCGCGCGGAGGCGGAGGAGGCGCGCGTGCCCGTCACCATCAACCGCGTGGGCAGCATGATCACCGTCTTCTTCACCGAGGGGCCGGTGTTCGACTACGCGAGCGCGAAGAAGAGCGACACGGCGCGCTACGGCCGCTTCTTCCACCTCATGTTGGAGGAGGGCGTGTACCTGCCGCCCAGCCAGTTCGAGTCGGCCTTCCTGTCGCTGTCCATCAACGAGCCCGAGGTGGCGCACATCCTCCGGGCGTCTCGCCGGGCGTTCCGCGCGCTTGGACAAGGTTCCTGAGCCACAGGCCCCAGGGCCCGTCTCCTTCGGCCCCTATACCCTGGTGCGGCGCATCGGGTACGGGGGCATGGGAGAGGTGTTCCTCGCTCGCGAGGAGGCGTTGGGCCGCGCCTGCGTGGTGAAGAAGGTGCTGCCGGGGCTCGCCGGCAACGCGCAGTTCCTCGCCCGCTTCCGCGACGAGGCGCGCGTGGTGCGGCGGCTGAGCCACCCCAACATCGCCCGCGTGTGGGACATGGGCGAGGTGGCCGGCGAGCTCTACCTCGCCATGGAGTACGTGGCCGGCAAGACGCTCAACCGGCTCGCCTGGCGCCTGCGCAAACAGGGCCGGGTGCTGCCCGTGGGGCTCGCCCTGCTCGTGGCCGAGCGCATGTGCCAGGGCCTCGCCCACGCGCACGACGTGACGGACGAGCAGGGCCACCCGCTGCACCTGGTGCACCGGGACCTGTCACCGGCCAACGTGTGCATCTCCTACGCGGGCGAGGTGAAGATCATCGACTTCGGCGCGGCGCAGTCCACGCTCAAGGAGGCCCAGACGGCGCCCAGCGTGGTGATGGGCAGCCTCGCGTACATGGCGCCGGAGCACGCGCGCAAGCAGCGCGTGGACCGGCGCGCGGACGTGTACGCCACGGGGGTGGTGCTCTGGGAATTGCTCTCCTGGCAGCCCCTGGCCCAGCAGGGCGACGTCGTCGAGCGCTGGCGCCGCGCGGCCTACCCCGAGTGGCCTCCTCCCAGCCAGCACCGCGAGGGCCTGTCCTCGCGCGTGGACACGGTGGTGATGAAGGCGCTGGCCACCGAGCCCGACGCGCGCTTCCAGGACGCCACGGCGTTCGCCCGCGCGCTGCGCTCGGTGCGCGAGGAGCTGTCGCCCGGCCTGGGCGACTCGGACCTGGCGCGGCTCATGAGCGATGCCTTCGCGCGCGAGAAGCGGGTGGAGGATGGCGTGCTCGGCGAGCTGCTCCGGGGCCGCTCCTCCCTGCGCCGCCCCCTCACCGAGAAGGAACTGCCCGCCTTCGCGCCTCCCACCGCGCTCGCCTTCGAGCACCGCGCGCTCGATGCGCCCGCGGACTTCCTGCCCTCCTCGGCGGTGACCCTGGTGGAGGAGCGGCCCGGGCCGTCCCTCGCCCGATCGCCCACCTCGCGCGAGGTGCGCGTGGCCTTCGACGTGGACCTCACCACGCACGAGTCCGCGGTGGGGCGGCGCGACGAGGGCTCCGGACTGGTCCGCGCCGTCGTGGAGGACGACGAGGACGAGGTGCTTGCCGCCGCCCCGGCAGCTGCGTTCTGGACAGGGTGGCGCGCGGGCGCGCTGTTCCTCGCCGCGCTCGTGCTGGGTTTCCTCCTGGTGTGGCTGCTGGCCTGATAACCCCGCCGCCGCGTGTGTGTCGCTCCACCAGAAAGAAGGAAGGGGGGAAATGGCCTGCCTGCTCCCAGGGGTTATCGGACACTGAACAGTCGTCTCCGAGCCGGCTGTCGCCCGGTCCGCGGGCCAAGTCCCGGTGTGGCCCCTGTGGTACAGGCTGCCCCTCAGGAGGAGTTTGTTGACTACCCGTATCCACGAGATCCTCAAGAACCACTCGTCCGAGCTGTTGACGGAATGGTTTGCCAATCTGTCCAACAGCGGTGTTCGTCGCGATGCCCTGATGAAGGAAGGCGAGCTGCGTGAGCAGTGCGCGGAGTTCCTCCGCCTGCTCACCCAGCTGAGCCAGCATGGCAACCTCACCGACTTCAATTCCTCGGTGTTCACGCCCATCCGCGAGCTGCTCGAGCGGCTGT contains:
- a CDS encoding tetratricopeptide repeat protein, with translation MRRSLLLLALVLAPGCSRDGATDHLQRARDSIYEKRPDEALVEYRKALDALRLDDSPQAPVLKARALKGAADVYWLELRKVKEAVSVYKELITQCPESPEAQESRVVLAELLRVHFRDPRGAIDQLTAALARNPPQGAELHYQVAKLYFELQDYSQCVLESRKLVERFATSAFVDDALFLQAQALHMRSVQGTPSTADVQRFRQEASLAYAALLTRFGDSELAPHAMFEAGKLKAEAGENEKAIEMWVQALKSHPDPAMVQDAIARARRRLAATTPENIGSRVSAFAKVPARPARTSVEAVGGSAAEAARDHD
- a CDS encoding DUF6929 family protein, with amino-acid sequence MIHLHPRRTLTLRAPESPGAAAHVSAASGLVRVGGWLHVIADDSLALASFPLQGEEPGALVRLLPGELPLEHRERKARKPDFEALCLLGALTGAPWGALLAVPSGSTPGRVRGALVPLGANGSPEGPVREVDFQPLYAQLERELGPLNLEGAAVTGARLRLLNRGNGDAGTDAVVDLDLDRVLRALEAGRPALPDVVRAVRRWELGRAGPVRLSFTDASPLPDGRVVFTAAAEDTRDAYADGAVTGSAVGVLAPDGTPVFLDGVDAKVKLEGVDARVESGRIHLLLVSDADDPTRAAPLFEAVLEGVAG
- the hemL gene encoding glutamate-1-semialdehyde 2,1-aminomutase, with product MNHSQSKALFSRAQELIPGGVNSPVRAFRGVGGEPVFFKEGAGAWLTDVDGNRYVDLVGSWGPLILGHAWPPVVAAVTEAARRGTTFGAPTDAEVQFAELICATVPSVEKVRLVSSGTEATVAAIRLARGFTGRDHILKFEGCFHGAGDPFLVKAGSGVETLGLPDSPGVPAAVAGLTLTVPFNDLGAVERLFTERAKDIACAIIEPVVGNMGVLIPEEGYLQGLQALCRAHGVLFVLDEVMTGFRLARGGAQEVYGLRPDLSTFGKVVGGGMPLAAYGGRRDVMAKVAPEGPVYQSGTLSGNPVAVAAGLATLQALRSPGVYERLDAIGRELEAGLRAEAEEARVPVTINRVGSMITVFFTEGPVFDYASAKKSDTARYGRFFHLMLEEGVYLPPSQFESAFLSLSINEPEVAHILRASRRAFRALGQGS
- a CDS encoding serine/threonine protein kinase is translated as MDKVPEPQAPGPVSFGPYTLVRRIGYGGMGEVFLAREEALGRACVVKKVLPGLAGNAQFLARFRDEARVVRRLSHPNIARVWDMGEVAGELYLAMEYVAGKTLNRLAWRLRKQGRVLPVGLALLVAERMCQGLAHAHDVTDEQGHPLHLVHRDLSPANVCISYAGEVKIIDFGAAQSTLKEAQTAPSVVMGSLAYMAPEHARKQRVDRRADVYATGVVLWELLSWQPLAQQGDVVERWRRAAYPEWPPPSQHREGLSSRVDTVVMKALATEPDARFQDATAFARALRSVREELSPGLGDSDLARLMSDAFAREKRVEDGVLGELLRGRSSLRRPLTEKELPAFAPPTALAFEHRALDAPADFLPSSAVTLVEERPGPSLARSPTSREVRVAFDVDLTTHESAVGRRDEGSGLVRAVVEDDEDEVLAAAPAAAFWTGWRAGALFLAALVLGFLLVWLLA